In Piliocolobus tephrosceles isolate RC106 chromosome 12, ASM277652v3, whole genome shotgun sequence, one DNA window encodes the following:
- the GPR101 gene encoding probable G-protein coupled receptor 101 translates to MTSTCTNSTRESNSSHTCMPFSKMPISLAHGIIRSTVLVIFLAASFVGNIVLALVLQRKPQLLQVTNRFIFNLLVSDLLQVSLVAPWVVATSVPLFWPLNSHFCTALVSLTHLFAFASVNTIVVVSVDRYMSIIHPLSYPSKMTQRRGYLLLYGTWIVAILQSTPPLYGWGQAAFDERNALCSMIWGASPSYTILSVVSFIVIPLIVMIACYSVVFGAARRQHALLYNVKRHSLEVRVKDCVENEDEEGAEKEEFQDESEFRCQHGEVKAKEGRMEVKDGSLKAKEGSTGTSEGSAEVRDSQEVRESSTVASDGSVDGKEGGTKVENSMKADKGGTEVNQCSIDLGEYDLEFGEDNINFSEDDVEAVNIPESLPPSRGNSNSDPPLPRCYQCKAAKVIFIIIFSYVLSLGPYCFLAVLAVWVDVETKVPQWVITIIIWLFFLQCCIHPYIYGYMHKTIKKEIQDMLKKFFCKEKPPKEDSHPGLPGTKAGAEGGTEGKIVPSYDCAAFP, encoded by the coding sequence ATGACATCCACCTGCACCAACAGCACGCGCGAGAGTAACAGCAGCCACACGTGCATGCCCTTCTCCAAAATGCCCATTAGCCTGGCTCACGGCATCATCCGCTCAACCGTGCTGGTTATCTTCCTCGCTGCCTCTTTCGTCGGCAACATAGTGCTGGCGCTAGTGTTGCAGCGCAAACCGCAGCTGCTGCAGGTGACCAACCGTTTTATCTTTAACCTCCTCGTCAGCGACCTGCTGCAGGTTTCGCTCGTGGCACCCTGGGTGGTAGCCACCTCTGTGCCTCTCTTCTGGCCCCTCAACAGCCACTTCTGCACGGCCCTGGTTAGCCTCACCCACCTGTTCGCCTTCGCCAGCGTCAACACCATTGTCGTGGTGTCCGTGGATCGCTACATGTCCATCATCCACCCTCTCTCCTACCCGTCCAAGATGACCCAGCGCCGTGGTTACTTGCTCCTCTATGGCACCTGGATTGTGGCCATCCTGCAGAGCACTCCTCCACTCTACGGCTGGGGCCAGGCTGCCTTTGATGAGCGCAATGCCCTCTGCTCCATGATCTGGGGAGCCAGCCCCAGCTACACTATTCTCAGCGTGGTGTCCTTCATCGTCATTCCACTGATTGTCATGATTGCCTGCTACTCCGTGGTGTTCGGTGCAGCCCGGAGGCAGCATGCTCTGCTGTACAATGTCAAGAGACACAGCTTGGAAGTGCGCGTCAAGGACTGTGTGGAGAATGAGGATGAAGAGGGAGCAGAGAAGGAGGAGTTCCAGGATGAGAGTGAGTTTCGCTGCCAGCATGGTGAGGTCAAAGCCAAAGAGGGCAGAATGGAAGTCAAGGACGGCAGCCTGAAGGCCAAGGAAGGAAGCACGGGGACCAGTGAGGGTAGTGCAGAGGTCAGGGACAGCCAGGAGGTCAGAGAGAGCAGCACGGTGGCCAGCGACGGCAGCGTGGACGGTAAGGAAGGCGGCACCAAAgttgagaacagcatgaaggcAGACAAGGGTGGCACAGAGGTCAACCAGTGCAGCATTGACTTGGGTGAATACGACTTGGAGTTTGGTGAAGACAACATCAATTTCAGTGAGGATGATGTGGAGGCAGTGAACATCCCGGAGAGCCTCCCACCCAGTCGTGGTAACAGCAACAGCGACCCTCCTCTGCCCAGGTGCTACCAGTGCAAAGCTGCTAAAGTGATCTTCATCATCATTTTCTCCTATGTGCTATCCCTGGGGCCCTACTGCTTTTTAGCAGTCTTGGCTGTGTGGGTGGATGTCGAAACCAAGGTACCCCAGTGGGTGATCACCATAATCATCTGGCTTTTCTTCCTGCAGTGCTGCATCCACCCCTATATCTATGGCTACATGCACAAGACCATTAAGAAGGAAATCCAGGATATGCTGAAGAAGTTCTTCTGCAAGGAAAAGCCCCCGAAAGAAGATAGCCACCCAGGCCTGCCCGGAACCAAAGCCGGCGCAGAGGGTGGGACTGAAGGCAAGATTGTCCCTTCCTATGATTGTGCTGCTTTTCCTTGA